Within the Maribacter sp. BPC-D8 genome, the region TCTCTTACGATAAGAAAAAAATGGGATTCTTTTAATAACATAGATTGTATGAAAACTAAGCGAGTAATAGTAACCGAAAAAGCAGCTGCAGTAATCGCAGAACTTAAAGAAAAACATGGCGAACTCATGTTTCACCAAAGTGGTGGTTGTTGCGATGGCTCTGCACCAATGTGCTTTGAAAAAGGTGAATTAATGCTCGATGACAATGATGTTTGCCTAGGCAGTATCGAGGGTTGTGACTTTCATATGTCGCGAGACCAATTTGAATATTGGAAACACACTCAACTTACGCTTGATGTTACGCCAGGCATCGGTTCAAGTTTTTCATTAGAAATACCCATGGGTATTCGATTCTTAATCAAATCTAGGTTGTATTCT harbors:
- a CDS encoding DUF779 domain-containing protein: MKTKRVIVTEKAAAVIAELKEKHGELMFHQSGGCCDGSAPMCFEKGELMLDDNDVCLGSIEGCDFHMSRDQFEYWKHTQLTLDVTPGIGSSFSLEIPMGIRFLIKSRLYSEEEAEHLEPIRIGA